CCTCGATTGCTAGTCCCGCCGCTTGCGCAAGGCCGACATTCGGCGTCGCTCCGACTCCAACGATCACGAGATCGGCGTCGCGTGAGCGACCGTCGGCCATTACCACCTTGGAACGGCCTTCGCTCCTATCGATGCGTTTGACGATCGCGGCTATCTCGATGCGCACGCCAGAACGTTCGTGCTTGGCTTTGATCAACTCGGCCATAGAAGCTGGCACTGCCCGCGTAAGTAGCCGCGGTCCTGCCTCGAGTACGGTCACCGAAGCACCTCTCGAGACGGCGCTCGCGGCAACCTCAAGCCCGATGAAGCCGCCTCCGATCACGATCACGTCGCATCCTTGACCAATGACATAGCGGATGCGCGTGGCGTCCTCGTACGTCCGTAGTGTCGCCACCTCGGCTCCTTCGGCGATCGGAACGCTCAGTTTCCGAGGTCGGCCTCCCGTGGCCAGTAGGAGACGGTGATACGCTATCGCTGAGCCGTTTGAGAGCGTAACCATGTTGGTCACGCGATCAATTGAGACCGCTTCGCTTCCCTGAAGATACTCTATTTCCAACTCGGCAAGGCGTTGTGACGTCACAATGAGCTTGGGTCCAGGGTTCATTTTGTCGAGCAGGAGCGCCTTGGATAGAGGCGGGCGCTCATACGGCAGTATAGATTCGTTGCCTACTAAGACCAGTCTGCCCCGCCATCCACGTTCGCGCAGGGCGATGGCGGCGGCTGTGCCGGCTTCGCCCGCGCCGACAATCACTATTGTGGATTTTGCACTCAAGTGGCCACCCGATCGCCAGTTGAAGGCGGCGCATCGTTTGCCACACTCTCGAACACGTTGCGCACGAGGGATTTGAGTAAGAGAGCTTCCTTCCAGCGATCTGTGCTGTCGTTGCCTTGTCGGTCGGTAATTGCATAAGGCTGCGGACCAAGTTCGCAGACGAAAGCGAGACGAGCATCCGCACCAGCGCGCCTTTGCCAGCTCTTGAATCCATACTTCCACCAACAGAGAAACAGATCCAACCAGATTTTGTGCTGAGGGAACGTGATCTCAATTTGTATCTGCTCGCGCGATGCAACGCGGCCATGAAATGCCCAGGTGCGGTCGAGCACCTGCCGCACCTGCGCTTCGTCTTCGTCCGAGATCGGATACCAAAACTCGCGGCCCAATAGGACGTGCGAGAGATCAGCAAGCATGCGCATCTCGGGAACCTGATCCATCAACTCGAGTGTAAACAGGAGATCTGTCGTCATCCTATTGCGATGCGTCTCGAAGTAGATCGGCATGTTCGCATCTTGCGCCACCCTGATCCAGCCTTCCAGCAGCGGGACACAGTCGGCGACACGGCGCAGGCGAATGTCAGGCTGGACGTCGAGATGCACGACATCGAGGCGCCGAGCAAGGTCAATGGCAGCTTTCAGGTGATCGATCGTCTGCGGGAAGCACATACCCTCGACTGCAAGTCCCGAGCCGGCTAGGGCACGTGCAATCAGGGCGACGCGCGCAGGATCGGTGCACGAGGTGCTAATGCCGTCGAACCCGGCTTCTTGGATCATCGCTATGTTCTGATCGATGGAACGTTCGACCCCGTCGGGCTGGCGCCGTTCCATCGCCCAAAGGGACTGTAGTATAAGCAAGCTCTGCTTCGACATTGTCCTGCATTCCGCCCTTTGGCTCCAATTAGAGCTTGATGAAGACGGTGTCGTTCTCGACCTTCACCTCGTAACTGCGCAAGTCGACGCATGCGGGCAAAGCACGCGACTCGCCCGTTCGGTAATCGAAGGTCCCGAAGTGCTTGGGACACTCAATGATTCCGCCGTCAACGATGCCATCCGCTAAATGGACTTTCTCGTGGGAGCAGTGGCCATCGATCGCGAAGTAGTCTCCCTCGGGAGAGCAAACAACTACAAACGTGCAGCTACCATGATCGAAGCGAAGGGTCTCTTCGGGCATCAATGCATTGGTAGCACAGGCGGCAACCCATTCTCCTTGGCTAGTCATTCCCTATCCCTCTGAATCTAAATCGCAACAATTGCACCGATGCCTTGGCAAATCCGCGACCCGCGCAAATGTCCTTGGCGGGCGGACGGGAGGCTCCCGCGCCTGCGCAGTGCTAGTAAGAAGAGAGCCGGACGGACATTCCGCAACATCAGAGCTAACTGCCGCGCGCCCACTTCTTGGCCCTTATGCGTTTGTACATCCTCTCGTCCGCTTCCGGAGAACCGTCGTGAGCTGTGCCGAACCACTCGTCGAGCGGGATGCGACGCTCACCGTAGTTCACTTCGAAATACTTGTGGTGGAGGTAGTGATAGAAGTTGTCTGTGTTGACGGCCTTCGCATCGTCTACGACCACCCGGTCGAAACCGGTGTGAGACTTCGCGGCGGACAACCCTGCGTGCATGAGCTGAAACATTGCATGCACCGGGTGGGAGGGCACGACGAAATGGATCAGCACGCCGGAAAAATAGGCGATGTGTTCAAGGGGAGACATTGACAAGCCCGACCACGGCCCCGGGTTTACGTTCTTGTGGTGTACTTTGTGTACGATGTGGTACAGCGGCCCGATATGAATGAGCCGGTGAATCAGATAGAAGTGCAACTCGCGCCAGACCGGCATCACCAACACGAGGATGGCGCAGTACACCGGGTGCTGTCCGAAATCGACGTACGGCAGATAGCTGTTAGCGTAGAGCCACCAGGTGGCCGCCTCGTATGCGGTCCATACCGGCACCGCGCTACACATGGTCCAAAACACGTTCTCAGCCGTCTGGCTTCCGAACATAAAGGCCGTATTGTCGGTGTCGGGCCACTTTGCATTATACTTGAAGTTGGTTTCCTGGCGCCGTTGGATATAGAGGATGAAGTGAACGCTGCCATAGACTAGGAGCGTTAGCCCAGCGTTGCGCAGCAGAATGAGCAAAATCCAGTCAGCGCGGAATTCCCGCATCGTATCAAGCGCGGGTGTCAGATAGATCCACGATACAAGCGAGATCACGAAATAGAGGGTATTCCAGGGCAAGAAGTACCCCGGCAACCAACGAATAACTTTCTTCGGTTGCACTGGCCAGACAAAAATCGGCGCGCGTTCGGGCCTCTTGTTCGGTGTCCAATTCCCGCGTTTGTCGCGCGCCCCGTATAAGATGTCATCCATATTTGCTACTCCATCAACGTTTTGAAGAGAGAGGCTCGCCTACGCGGCCAGATCCTCAGGCGCCGAGACATCATCGCGGTTATCGCCCGCACGAGACTCAGATCAAAACTCAAAAGCCCTCTTGCTTCAGCCTTGACATAAACGCGGCGAATTCGTCGTCGTGGATAATCGAGGTTTCCTGCGGCCCCGGAAACGCATTCGCACTGACGTCAGCGCGAAATGCACTGAGGGCTTTCACACGCTCTTCCTTGACACGCTCTTGCAGCGCTTGCAGGTTCCCATAGGTCCGGGCGTGCCGGGGCCGCCGGCCTTCGCCACCACATATGTCCTCGGTGAAGAGAACGATCACGTCGGCATCAGGTCCGGAGCCGAGCGAAACCGTCACCAGTCCGGTTCGCCGACGGATCTCTGCCATGACTCTGGCGGGGATAACCTCGCATTCGACTGCAAAAGCGCCGGCCTCTTCGAGGCGGCGGAAGCGGTGAAAAAGCGTCAAGGCTTCATCGGCATTCTTGCCGAAAGCGCGAAGCTTTCCGACCCAGGTCGATTTCCTTGGAACGAGTCCCAGGTGACCCACGACCGGGATATCTTCGGCTGCGAGCATAGAGACAGTCGCCATGCCGCGTGCCGTGATCACCGCATCGGCGCCGTCCGTCAGCGCCTTCAATGCGGTGCGTAGGATATCGTCCCGGGTTACGGCATCGGCAAAGCCCAGCGCCGCAGTGACGAAAAGCCGTTTCGAACCCTTGCGCACGGCCTCCACGTTACGGGCGCGGGCAACCAGCATCTGGACACCAGCTTCCTCCGCAGCTGCTGCCTCGTCCGCCGTCTCAGCGGTGACTTGAGTGTAGCGCTTGCCCGAGTCTCGGGCCGCGCACAGATCGGCTACGGTCACCGTGCGCTCAGCTTCGCGCGCGGCCCAATCGTAAATCCGCGGCATCTTGCTCACTAGCTCTCAAAGTTTTTGCCAAAGGTCCGGCGCGTCGATTCGGCGCCTGTGAAGGAATTTCGGAGGGTCGCCTTGCCACCTATCAACTGCGTGTCGTCCTGCGGTCGAGTGTTCATGTACAAAGTCGTCAAGCCGCCGGCCATCACTGTGCACATGGTTCGATATGCGGATGCCCTGCAGCGACAGCGAGACCATGCCAAACGGAGTGCGGCGGGTTTCGACACGCTGGCTGACAGCCGATCCTCACCTCGCTATTGCTTCTCTTGACGACGGAGCAGGCCAAGTCGGCATCTGGAAGCATATGGTTCAGGCTCATTCTGATTCCTTTCAAGCCGACGCGAAAATCGTACGATACATTTCTTCGACTGCTCTGCGTGTTGCCATGCCTGGAATGACCCCGAGCTTGGTGCAGACCAGGGCGCCGCAGCAAACCCCGAACCGCGCGGCTTCGATCACATCCCGTCCTTCGGCCAGAGCCACGGCGAAGCCGGAATTAAACGCGTCGCCAGCGCCAGTCGTGTCCACGACTTCGACCTCGGCGGCTGGGATGGCTGTATCGATCGTGTCGGTCACAATGAGCACGCCGCGGTCGCCAAGGGTTACGATCACATTGGCGGCGCCGCGCTTGCGCAGCATCTCCACTAGCTCGCGCGAAGGGCGCGGATCGTCCGGCCGTAGACCGAGCAGAATACGAAGTTCGCTCTCGTTCGGCGTCAGGTAATCGACTAGCGGGAACATCTCATCAGGAAGCGGCGCGGCGGGAGCTGGATTAAGGACAGTTTTCTTGCCATGTTTTCGGCCCAGCTCCATGGCTCGCATTGCTACCTCGACCGGGGGTTCGAGCACCGCCATGACGACGTCGCTCTCCCGGATGCGGCTCTCGGCGCGATCTACATAAGCCGGATCCATAGCGTTGGTTGCGCCATAGTCCATGATGATGAAGTTCTCACCGCGCTCGTTGAGAATGATGAAGCCCACCGCCGTCGGACTTTCAGCGATCTGCTTGACATGCGCTGTACCAACGCCCTCGGCCTTGAACAGATCGGTTGCGATATCGGCGAACTTGTCTTTGCCGATGATGGCCACCAGCGAGGAGTCCGCCCCCAGCCGCGCGGTCGCAACCGCCTGGTTTGAGCCCTTTCCGCCAGGCCCCATATCGAAACTGCTGCCGAGCATTGTGACGCCAAAGACGGGAATGTTCGGAGCCCGAATGGTAAGTCCCACTGCGAAGCTGCCAACGACGGTGATTTTCGGTTTACCCATCGATTCCTCCCTTGAAGGTGCTTAAAGCTCGCGCTTGTGTGGATTGCCTCCACGATATCGGCATAAGGGAAGTGCGGCGCTCAGTGTGACGGCGCTGTTCGCGGGCGCTGAGTATTGACACCAGCTCCTCCCTAAATACTCGCAGCAGCCGCCCAAGGAGACAAAACGTGCATCCAGGATGGCCCATCGGCGAGTTTGCTTATTGGTCGTTGTGAGCGAGCATAGATGTGCAGCTCGTGCGTAGAAATGGACAAAGCACGCTCTGATTTATATAAAACGCGCATGGTAAAAATACCGCAGCGCACATTTTTCCCTGAGAGCCATCAGTATGTCCTTCCTGATGTCGCCTGGACTCGCTGCGCCTTTACGGTGCTGAGGGCTGGTAAAGTCATCACTGCCCCTGACCATCACATCGCGCGAGATAGCTATCCGGGCCAGGACATTCTCTACTGCACAGCGGGTCGTGGCTTCGTATCGAGTGAGGGACGGACATTGAGTGTTGGGCGCAATCAGTTGATGTGGATCGCCAACGAGACACCGCATGCGCACTGGCCCGACGAGAGCGATCCCTGGACCGTTCTATGGGTACGGATCGACGGACCAAACTGTGCAGCCATTCGGCGAAAGGTGTTCGGCGGTGGTGCAACCCTCGCAACAATATTGGCGCCGAACAACATCGACCGGTGGTTCGAAGAGCTGTTTGGTGTCTTGCGCGCTCGAGATGATAACGTCGATATGGCCCTCAATCACCTTGTGGCAGAACTGCTGCACCTCATAGCAGCGCCTTCACCCAAGCACGGTGAGTCTCGTCTTCCAGACCCATTGCGCGCCATCGTCTCAAAGATGCGGCAGGCTCCAGCGCGATCCTGGCATGCCGAGGAACTGGCCTCCGTCACCGGGCTCAGTGCCGCGCAAACGCGGCGGCTATTCCAAAGGTATCTACAGATCAGTCCGCGGCGCTGGCTGATCCGAGAGCTGGTCCCGGTTGTCTGAACAGAATCTCCGCGTCGATAAGTGGAGGCTCTGCCGGGGTTAGTTAGGCCGCCATGCGGATTGGCAGCGGGTTGAAGTAGGCTTGATCCGGTGTGCCGCCGTCAAGGCTCGAGTGAGGACGTCGGCTATTGTAAAAGTCGAGGTATCGGCCGATCGAGGCGCGGGCATCGGACACGCTGTCGTAGGCCCGCAAGTAAACCTCCTCGTATTTGACGCTGCGCCACAGTCGCTCGACGAACACGTTGTCCCGCCAAGCTCCTTTACCGTCCATGCTGATGGCGATGCCGTTGGTGGCGAGCGCGCCGGTGAAGGCCGAGCCGGTGAACTGCGAGCCCTGATCCGTGTTGAAGATTTCAGGCCTGCCGTGACGCGCCAAAGCGTCCTCCAGTGTCTCGACGCAGAACGCCGCCTCCATCGTGATCGAGAGCCGCCACGACAGAACCCGGCGGGTCGCCCAGTCCAGCACGACAGCGAGATACACGAAGCCGCGCGCCATCGGGATGTAGGTGATATCCATTGCCCAGACCTGGTTCGGGCGCGTGATCTCCACGCCGCGCAGCAGATACGGATAGATCTTGTGCCCGGGCTCAGGTTTGGTGGTGCGCGGACGACGGTACAGCGCCTCTATCCCCATCCGCCGCATGAGCGTTTTGACATGCCGGCGGCCGACCTTGCACCCCTCGGCAGCCAGCAGGCCTCGCAACATTCGCGAACCGGCGAAAGGAAACTCCAGATGTAGCCGATCAAGCTGTCGCATTGTCGCGAGATCGTCGGGCGGCACTGGGCGCGGCAGATAATAGACGCTGCTACGGCTGATCTTCAAAACTTCCGCCTGCCTGGTGATCGACAGATCGTGCTCACGGTCGATCATCGCTTTGCGCTCAGCAATCCCGCCTTGGTGAGCGCTCCTTCTAAAAAATCGTTCTCCAGCGTCAGTTCTCCGATCTTGGCGTGCAGCGACTTCACGTCGATCGCAGGCACGGCGGGCGCGGCGCCGCCAGGTCCAAAAACTCCGGAAGCTCCACCCTCCAGCTGGGCTTTCCATGCCGTAATCTGATTGGGGTGAACGTCAAAGTGCTCGGCCAGTTGAGCTATCGTTCGGTCGCCCTTGACAGCGGCCAGCGCCACCTTCGCCTTGAAAGCCGGTGTGTGGTTCCGGCGTGCGCGTCTCGTCATCGTCTCTCCTGATTCGCGGGCCAATCTTGCCCGCCGTCAGGCAGAAACTCCACTTATCGCCCTGTTCAGATTTCCGGAGCCGGCTCTCCGAGAGCGCATTTTGATGGCGCAAAAGTTACTTTTGGAAACTGACGCGGGGCTCGATGCTATCGCCGAACGCTGCGGTTTCTGCGACGTCTATCACTTCAGTCGTGAATTTAAGCGCAGCACTGGCACGGCCCCCCATACTTGGCGGCGCGCCGAAGGGAACTGAATCGAACGTCGCAGCCTTCAACGTTTGGCCATTAAATGTTTGGGGCACATCTCCAAGATGAAGTAGCTGGATGTTTCCCTGCGGAAACTAGCTGCTAATGCAGCGCGTTACTCTGTCAGATCGCTGCCACATTGCAACTCCAAGCTGATGATGCTGGTTTGCTTGAATCGCCGCGCATCTTCGGAACATCCGACGTGACCGCGACAGGAAGTGGCAAGGTGTGCGGGGTCGGCAGGGGCTCCACACCGCCAAACGCATTCAGCACCGGAGTCGTTTTACCCAATATTACCCAGATCACGTTGCGCGCCCACTTCGGGCGAATGCACTTGCTCCGCAGTATGTGGCGAGTAAGTGGCCATCGTAGAATAATCGATGGGCGGCACGTCCAAATGCCGGGATGAAATTTCTTAGGAGAGCCTCATGTCAGTCGCCCTTCCCACGCCAACCCAGCTTCGTAGCATCGCCGAACAGTGTGGTCTCTCACTGACCGATGAGGACGTTGCCTCGTTCCGAGGCCTGATGCAGGGCTCGCTCGAAGCGTACAATCTCGTCGCTGCAATGCCCGACGAATTGCCGGTGGTCAAATATCCACGCACTCCGGGCTATCGGCCGTCACCGGAGGAGAACCCGCGCAACGCCTGGTACCGCAAGTCGACGGTGAAGGGCGCGGCGAGCGGCAAGCTCAAGGGCAAGACGGTGGCCCTGAAGGACAACATCATGCTGGCCGGGGTGCCCATGATGAATGGGTCGGCCACCCTCGAAGGCTACGTACCCGACTTCGACGCCACCATCGTTACGCGCATGCTCGATGCTGGTGCCGAGATTGCCGGCAAGGTTCACTGCGAGGCCTTCTGTCTCTCGGGTGGCAGCCACACCAATGCGACCGGTCCGGTGCATAATCCACACAGGATGGGCTATTCGGCCGGCGGTTCTTCCTCGGGAAGCGGGGTTGTGGTCGCGCTCGGCGAGGTCGACATGGCGATCGGGGGCGACCAGGGGGGCTCGATCCGCATGCCATCCTCGTTTTGCGGCACATACGGTATGAAGCCGACCTGGGGTCTCGTTCCCTACACGGGCATCATGCCGATCGAGGTCTTTATTGATCACACCGGACCGATCACGGCAACAGTGGCCGATAACGCGCTGCTGCTCGAGGTGATCGCCGGTGACGACGGCTACGATTCGCGCATCAAGGCACCAAAGGTTGACGAATACACCAAGGCCTTGGGTGCAGGCATCAAAGGGATGAAGATCGGCATCCTTAAGGAAGGTTTCGAGCAGCCGTCCGCGGAGGCTGCGGTCAATGAAAGCGTACGCGAGGCAGCCAAGCGCTTTAAAGATCTCGGTGCGACTGTTGAGACCGTCTCCATTCCGATGCATCTCCTGGGGGCGGCGATCTGGACCCCGATCGGAACCGAGGGCGCCGTCCAGACCATGATGTTCGGCGACGGCTATGGTCTCAGCCGAGGCGATCTCTACCCGACCTCCCTGATGGATTTCCATCGCGGGTGGCGGCGGCAGGCAGACTCGTTGTCCGAGACGAACAAGCTGTTCCTGTTGCTCGGCACGTACATCAACAACACTTTTGGTTCCAGGTTTTACGGCAAGGCCGTCAATATTTCTCGCCGCCTCGCTGCAACATACGACAAGGCTCTGGAGACCTATGACCTTCTACTCATGCCGACGACGCCGATGAAGGCAACGCCGCTGCCGCCTGCCGGCGCCAGTCGCGAAGACTATTTCACGCGCGCCATCGAGATGTTCACCAATACCGCGCCATTCGACATTACGCATCATCCAGCCATGTCACTGCCCTGCGGAATGGTCGACGGCCTACCAGTGGGCCTGATGCTGGTCGGTCGTTACTTCGAGGAATCCACCGTCTACCGCGCCGCCCATGCTTTCGAACAGATGGGCGACTGGAAGAAGATGTGAGACGGGCTGCGATGGCGTCCGGGTGGATCGCAACATATGACTAACGCATTCATGGCGGCATTCGACATTCTGAGCTTCGGCGCGATCATGGTCCTGATCGTACTGGGCCTCGGAGTCATAGCGAGCATGATGGGCATCTTCAATTTTGCCCAAGGCGAGTTCGTGTTGCTCGGTGCCTATATTACGTATCTCGCCTATAGCCATGGTCTCCCCGTTTGGGTCGGTATGGCGGCCGCACCGATCCTCGTCGGATTGCTGGGTTTTGTACTCGAAGCACTCATTATCCGCCGCTTCTATGCGGCACCGATCGTGGCGATGCTCGGCACCTATGCCCTCGGTCTTATCATCCGAGAAACGGTGCGGGGCCTGATTGGCGGCTTCTATCTGACGGTTCCGGAGCCGATTGGCGGATCTATCGCTATCGCCACGATGCACATCTCGGCCTGGCGCTTCGCGATACTCGTGATCACGGGTTTGGTGATGGGGGCCTGCTATCTGCTCCTGTCGCGCACAAGCTTCGGCCTGCGCGTTCGGGCGACGCTGGAAAATCCAGCGCTGGCGCGCGCCTCTGGCGTTTCGACGACGTTCATCTATGGCGCCACCTTTGCTTTCGGCGCAGCGTTAGCGGGGCTCGCCGGTGCGCTTATCGTGCCGGTTTTCGATCTATTTGCCGATCTCGGAATTCGTTTTCTGATCCAGGGATTTGTTGCCGTCATGGTCGGTGGCGTCGGCTCCTTCATCGGACCGGTGGCAGGGGCTGGCGTAATCGGCGCTCTTACCGCGGCGCTACCTTGGGCAGTGGCACCGGTAGTCGCCGACGTGCTCGTCTTCGTGCTTGCCATCTGTTTCATCAAGTTCCGCCCGCAAGGCCTCATCGCGCAAAGGGGAGTGTAGTCATATGATTGCTGATCGCGTCCAACTCACACGTCGTCGTTTCCTTTCGAACTTCGCTTTCACGGCTGGTGCGATCGCCACAGGAGCCAGCAGTTGGGTGATCCGCCCCGACTGGGCCAATGCGGCCGAAGGCCCCATCAAGGTCGGCATCGCGATCGATCTCACCGGCCCAATCGGCTTTGCCGGAAAGGCGGATGCCAACGTCGCCAGAATGGTGATCAAGGAAATCAACAATTCCGGCGGACTTTTGGGCCGGCCGCTCGAGCTTTATATCGAAGACACCGCCTCTAATGAATCGGTGGCGGTGGGCAATGTGCGCAAGCTGATCCAGCGCGACAAGGTGGACATGGTCCTCGGCGGCCTCGCGAGCTCGATGCGCAACGCGATCAAGGATGTAATCGTATCACGGGGCAAGACGCTCTATATTTATCCACAATTCTATGAAGGTCAGGAATGCACACCATACCTGTTCTGCACCGGCGCCACACCGGCGCAGCAATGCGACACATTTATCCCTTGGCTGATCAAAAACGGCGGCAAGAGGTTTGCCCTTCCAGGTTCTAACTATATCTGGCCGCGCAATCTGAATGCATACGCCCGTAAGTTAATTGAAGCAAACGGCGGCGAGGTCGTGTTCGAGGAGTATTATCCTCTCGACCAGGTCGATTTCTCCGCTACTGTCCACGGGATTATCTCTAACAAGGTCGACACTGTCTTCAACACTGTCATCCCACCCGGTGTCGGCCCCTTATTCAAGCAGCTCTATGAAGCGGGCTATCTCAAGAACGGCGGACGGCTTGCTGCCGTGAATGAGGATGAGAATTATCTTAGCCTTCATCCGGTCAATGAGATGGAAGGGCTTGCGAGTTGCCTCGACTATTACAAAGCAGTCGCCAAAGATGATCCCGTCTCCGCCAGAATTCAGGCGGCCTATGAAAAGGACTATCCTGGAGATTCCCTGTTTGCCGCGAGCAGTGCCGCGCCCAGCACCTATCGCGGTCTGAAACTTTGGGAGGCCGCGGTCAAGGAAGCCGGGAAGGTCGATCGCGAGTCGGTGGCTGCGACGCTCGATCATGCAAAGATCGCGGAAGGTCCGGGCGGACCCGCCGAGATGGTGCCGGGCAAGCGGCACTGTAAGATGAACATGTACACGGCGGTGTGCAAAAGCGGGAAGTTTGAAATCGTGGAACGTAGCAATGGGCTTGTTGATCCCAGGGAATGCTGACGAGTCGCGGCGGAAGCGATGAGCGCGGTAGAGAGGCCATCGGTGCCCACATTAGAAGTGAATTGTGCGACGGCTGAAATGGCGGAAACCGCCTTTGCAGGGCAAGTTGGCCCTGCGCGACGGGTCCTGCTCATCATCGAAGGGCTAGTGCTGATTGGAGCACTAGTCCTCCCGGTGATGCTGCACGACTATCTTACGGTGTTTGCGACTCGCGTCGTGATCCTGGCGATCTTCGCTCTCTCGTTCGATCTGGTGTGGGGGTATGCCGGGATCATGAGTTTCGGGCAGGCCCTCTTCTTCGGCTCGGCAGGCTATGGCGTCGCGCTGCTTGCACGCGATCTCGACATCACCTCAATCCTTTTAGTGCTGCCGGCGGGCACACTAATCGGCCTCGTCTTCGCGCTGCTGCTCGGTGGTTTCCTCCTACTCGGCCGGCATCCAGCCAGCGTGATCTTCGTTTCGCTCGGTACGCTCACCGGCGCCTATGCCGCCGATCGTCTCGCGCGAGGCTGGTACTATCTTGGCGGCCAGAACGGCATTCCCTCGATTCCGCCGATGACGCTCGGCTCCTACGAACTCTCGGAAGGGCCGATCTTTTACTATCTCGCACTGGGGCTTCTCGTCATTGTCTACTTAGCATGCCGCTTCCTGGTGCGCTCGCAGTTCGGTCTCGCGCTCGCTGGCCTCCGCGAGAACGAGCAGCGCATCGCTTTCTTCGGCTATAAGACACAGCATCTGAAGGCCATAGTGTTCGCGATCAGCGGCGCCATCGCAGGCCTGGCCGGCAGCCTCTATGCCTTCCACGAGGGTTTTGTGTGGCCCAACATGATCGGCGTTGTGGTCTCCACGCAGGTCGTGCTCTACGTGCTGTTCGGCGGCTCCGGCACGCTGATAGGCGCGGTGATCGGTACGGCCATCGTCGAAGGCCTCTCT
This genomic window from Bradyrhizobium sp. 4 contains:
- a CDS encoding FAD-dependent oxidoreductase; amino-acid sequence: MSAKSTIVIVGAGEAGTAAAIALRERGWRGRLVLVGNESILPYERPPLSKALLLDKMNPGPKLIVTSQRLAELEIEYLQGSEAVSIDRVTNMVTLSNGSAIAYHRLLLATGGRPRKLSVPIAEGAEVATLRTYEDATRIRYVIGQGCDVIVIGGGFIGLEVAASAVSRGASVTVLEAGPRLLTRAVPASMAELIKAKHERSGVRIEIAAIVKRIDRSEGRSKVVMADGRSRDADLVIVGVGATPNVGLAQAAGLAIEDGIALDETLATSDPHVFAAGDCCSFPHRLYERRIRLEAWRNAQRQGAAAAANMLGENRPYEDVPWFWSDQYDETLQIVGLVPEGGIPIIRDFGARAQILFYLAADGRLVAACGFGSLGVVAREIRAAEIMIGRRLRPPADALARPEMNMKKLMG
- a CDS encoding sugar phosphate isomerase/epimerase, which gives rise to MSKQSLLILQSLWAMERRQPDGVERSIDQNIAMIQEAGFDGISTSCTDPARVALIARALAGSGLAVEGMCFPQTIDHLKAAIDLARRLDVVHLDVQPDIRLRRVADCVPLLEGWIRVAQDANMPIYFETHRNRMTTDLLFTLELMDQVPEMRMLADLSHVLLGREFWYPISDEDEAQVRQVLDRTWAFHGRVASREQIQIEITFPQHKIWLDLFLCWWKYGFKSWQRRAGADARLAFVCELGPQPYAITDRQGNDSTDRWKEALLLKSLVRNVFESVANDAPPSTGDRVAT
- a CDS encoding Rieske 2Fe-2S domain-containing protein, translated to MTSQGEWVAACATNALMPEETLRFDHGSCTFVVVCSPEGDYFAIDGHCSHEKVHLADGIVDGGIIECPKHFGTFDYRTGESRALPACVDLRSYEVKVENDTVFIKL
- a CDS encoding sterol desaturase family protein, with product MDDILYGARDKRGNWTPNKRPERAPIFVWPVQPKKVIRWLPGYFLPWNTLYFVISLVSWIYLTPALDTMREFRADWILLILLRNAGLTLLVYGSVHFILYIQRRQETNFKYNAKWPDTDNTAFMFGSQTAENVFWTMCSAVPVWTAYEAATWWLYANSYLPYVDFGQHPVYCAILVLVMPVWRELHFYLIHRLIHIGPLYHIVHKVHHKNVNPGPWSGLSMSPLEHIAYFSGVLIHFVVPSHPVHAMFQLMHAGLSAAKSHTGFDRVVVDDAKAVNTDNFYHYLHHKYFEVNYGERRIPLDEWFGTAHDGSPEADERMYKRIRAKKWARGS
- a CDS encoding 3-methyl-2-oxobutanoate hydroxymethyltransferase, with protein sequence MPRIYDWAAREAERTVTVADLCAARDSGKRYTQVTAETADEAAAAEEAGVQMLVARARNVEAVRKGSKRLFVTAALGFADAVTRDDILRTALKALTDGADAVITARGMATVSMLAAEDIPVVGHLGLVPRKSTWVGKLRAFGKNADEALTLFHRFRRLEEAGAFAVECEVIPARVMAEIRRRTGLVTVSLGSGPDADVIVLFTEDICGGEGRRPRHARTYGNLQALQERVKEERVKALSAFRADVSANAFPGPQETSIIHDDEFAAFMSRLKQEGF
- a CDS encoding ribokinase; translation: MGKPKITVVGSFAVGLTIRAPNIPVFGVTMLGSSFDMGPGGKGSNQAVATARLGADSSLVAIIGKDKFADIATDLFKAEGVGTAHVKQIAESPTAVGFIILNERGENFIIMDYGATNAMDPAYVDRAESRIRESDVVMAVLEPPVEVAMRAMELGRKHGKKTVLNPAPAAPLPDEMFPLVDYLTPNESELRILLGLRPDDPRPSRELVEMLRKRGAANVIVTLGDRGVLIVTDTIDTAIPAAEVEVVDTTGAGDAFNSGFAVALAEGRDVIEAARFGVCCGALVCTKLGVIPGMATRRAVEEMYRTIFASA
- a CDS encoding AraC family ligand binding domain-containing protein → MDKARSDLYKTRMVKIPQRTFFPESHQYVLPDVAWTRCAFTVLRAGKVITAPDHHIARDSYPGQDILYCTAGRGFVSSEGRTLSVGRNQLMWIANETPHAHWPDESDPWTVLWVRIDGPNCAAIRRKVFGGGATLATILAPNNIDRWFEELFGVLRARDDNVDMALNHLVAELLHLIAAPSPKHGESRLPDPLRAIVSKMRQAPARSWHAEELASVTGLSAAQTRRLFQRYLQISPRRWLIRELVPVV
- a CDS encoding IS3 family transposase (programmed frameshift) translates to MTRRARRNHTPAFKAKVALAAVKGDRTIAQLAEHFDVHPNQITAWKAQLEGGASGVFGPGGAAPAVPAIDVKSLHAKIGELTLENGFFRRSAHQGGIAERKAMIDREHDLSITRQAEVLKISRSSVYYLPRPVPPDDLATMRQLDRLHLEFPFAGSRMLRGLLAAEGCKVGRRHVKTLMRRMGIEALYRRPRTTKPEPGHKIYPYLLRGVEITRPNQVWAMDITYIPMARGFVYLAVVLDWATRRVLSWRLSITMEAAFCVETLEDALARHGRPEIFNTDQGSQFTGSAFTGALATNGIAISMDGKGAWRDNVFVERLWRSVKYEEVYLRAYDSVSDARASIGRYLDFYNSRRPHSSLDGGTPDQAYFNPLPIRMAA
- a CDS encoding AraC family transcriptional regulator, with translation MAQKLLLETDAGLDAIAERCGFCDVYHFSREFKRSTGTAPHTWRRAEGN